In one Candidatus Nitronereus thalassa genomic region, the following are encoded:
- a CDS encoding heavy metal-responsive transcriptional regulator — MKTLFIGTIAKQAGVPIKTIRYYEEVRLLPQPVRTSAGYRTYAFPIIDRLMFIKKAQTLGLTLKDIKTFLDLADRGHCPCGHVQHTLKQSLQGLRRKIADLKEIEKKLVGAMRQKCPPDFKPSGSAICPKIQRKTKQRRVVR, encoded by the coding sequence ATGAAGACTTTATTCATTGGAACTATCGCTAAACAGGCGGGGGTACCCATAAAAACCATCCGATACTATGAGGAGGTAAGATTGCTTCCCCAACCAGTACGCACTTCAGCAGGATATCGGACTTATGCGTTCCCCATAATTGACCGTCTGATGTTTATAAAGAAAGCCCAAACCCTTGGGCTCACGCTAAAGGATATTAAAACCTTCTTAGACCTGGCTGACCGGGGACATTGTCCATGCGGCCATGTGCAACACACACTCAAGCAAAGCCTTCAAGGACTTCGTCGGAAGATTGCCGACTTGAAAGAAATCGAAAAGAAGCTCGTGGGTGCCATGCGTCAGAAGTGTCCACCGGATTTCAAACCAAGCGGATCAGCTATTTGCCCCAAAATACAACGTAAAACTAAACAAAGGAGGGTCGTGAGATGA